A genome region from Paramisgurnus dabryanus chromosome 12, PD_genome_1.1, whole genome shotgun sequence includes the following:
- the eif2b4 gene encoding translation initiation factor eIF2B subunit delta isoform X2 encodes MADSQGKDSINHATGGANVKVHEIARAKTEGKELTKEEKQRLRKEKKQHKKGKKDDKGPSEKVKENPSVPPPSKPATQSPVHKAAPAPINPSVAEPPAATEKPAKNKAELRAERRARQETDRASKQGKKEGGQQSSSKLKVTPSELQPVVKRLPEHVQVDDPAALKKLAKKLERQQVPLRLDYGYKVSLFSHLHQYSRKAPPTQQISIPATVIHPSIVRLGLQYSQGIIAGSNARSVALLHAFKQVIQDYSTPPNEELSRDLVNKLSPYISFLSQCRPLSASMGNAIKYIKKEISNIPNHCKEEEAKKKLQLCIDNYINEKITLASQAISKCAIEKISNGDVILVYGCSSLVNHILCEAFDKQRKFRVIVVDSRPRLEGREALRRLVKKGIQCTYVLISALSYILPEVSKVFLGAHALLANGYVMSRVGTSQIALVAKAYNVPVLVCCETYKFCERVQTDSFVSNELDDPDDLIVTRNGKTHLKDWQTVKSLGLLNLVYDVTPPDFVDLVITDLGMIPCTSVPVVLRVKNIDL; translated from the exons ATGGCCGACTCACAGGGGAAAGATAGCATCAACCATGCTACAG GTGGAGCAAATGTCAAGGTGCATGAAATTGCACGAGCTAAG ACTGAAGGCAAGGAGCTAACCAAAGAAGAGAAGCAGCGTCTTAGGAAAGAAAAGAAGCAACATAAAAAGGGCAAGAAAGATGACAAGGGTCCTTCGGAAAAGGTCAAGGAGAACCCATCAGTTCCACCCCCATCTAAACCTGCCACACAGAGCCCAGTACATAAAG CGGCCCCTGCACCCATAAATCCTTCGGTGGCTGAACCTCCTGCAGCTACAGAGAAGCCCGCAAAGAACAAAGCGGAGTTGCGAGCGGAGCGACGGGCACGGCAGGAGACGGACCGAGCATCGAAACAGGGCAAGAAAGAAGGTGGCCAGCAGTCGTCCAGCAAACTTAAAGTCACCCCCAGCGAGCTTCAACCAG TGGTGAAAAGGTTACCGGAGCATGTTCAAGTAGACGACCCTGCTGCATTAAAAAAGTTGGCTAAAAAGCTAGAGAGACAGCAG GTTCCTTTGAGGTTAGATTATGGCTACAAGGTCAGCCTGTTTTCTCATCTGCACCAATATAGCCGAAAAGCCCCTCCTACCCAACAAATCAG CATCCCTGCCACAGTTATTCACCCATCCATTGTAAGGTTGGGCCTGCAGTACTCTCAGGGCATAATAGCAGGATCCAATGCTCGATCTGTGGCCCTACTACATGCTTTCAAACAG GTTATCCAGGACTATAGCACACCTCCGAATGAGGAGTTGTCAAGGGACCTTGTAAATAAGTTGTCGCCCTATATCAG ttttctcAGCCAGTGTCGCCCCCTTTCAGCAAGCATGGGAAATGCAATCAAGTACATCAAGAAGGAAATTTCTAATATCCCAAATCATTGCAAAGAAGAAGAG GCGAAAAAGAAACTGCAGCTATGTATTGACAATtacataaatgagaaaatcacaTTGGCTTCCCAAGCCATTTCTAAGTGTGCTATTGAGAAGATAAGCAATGGAGATGTTATTCTGGTTTATGGATG CTCTTCACTTGTCAATCACATTTTGTGTGAAGCttttgataaacagaggaagTTCAGAGTCATAGTTGTGGACAGTCGGCCCAGACTGGAGGGCAGGGAGGCACTGAGACGTCTGGTGAAGAAAGGCATCCAGTGTACCTATGTGCTTATATCTGCCTTGTCCTACATTCTGCCTGAA GTATCCAAGGTATTCCTTGGTGCCCACGCACTCCTTGCCAATGGATACGTGATGTCACGTGTTGGAACTTCCCAAATCGCCCTGGTAGCGAAGGCTTACAATGTACCAGTGCTGGTCTGCTGTGAGACCTACAAGTTCTGTGAACGAGTGCAGACGGATTCTTTTGTATCCAATGAATTAG ATGACCCAGATGACCTGATTGTGACACGAAATGGGAAGACCCACCTAAAGGACTGGCAGACTGTTAAATCACTGGGGCTTCTGAACTTGGTgtatgacgtgacaccaccagACTTTGTGGACCTTGTGATCACTGACCTGGGCATGATCCCCTGTACCTCCGTGCCTGTGGTACTGCGAGTCAAGAACATAGATCTGTAA
- the eif2b4 gene encoding translation initiation factor eIF2B subunit delta isoform X1, with protein sequence MADSQGKDSINHATGGANVKVHEIARAKTEGKELTKEEKQRLRKEKKQHKKGKKDDKGPSEKVKENPSVPPPSKPATQSPVHKAAPAPINPSVAEPPAATEKPAKNKAELRAERRARQETDRASKQGKKEGGQQSSSKLKVTPSELQPVVKRLPEHVQVDDPAALKKLAKKLERQQRSGHGRCFNVTGVKVPLRLDYGYKVSLFSHLHQYSRKAPPTQQISIPATVIHPSIVRLGLQYSQGIIAGSNARSVALLHAFKQVIQDYSTPPNEELSRDLVNKLSPYISFLSQCRPLSASMGNAIKYIKKEISNIPNHCKEEEAKKKLQLCIDNYINEKITLASQAISKCAIEKISNGDVILVYGCSSLVNHILCEAFDKQRKFRVIVVDSRPRLEGREALRRLVKKGIQCTYVLISALSYILPEVSKVFLGAHALLANGYVMSRVGTSQIALVAKAYNVPVLVCCETYKFCERVQTDSFVSNELDDPDDLIVTRNGKTHLKDWQTVKSLGLLNLVYDVTPPDFVDLVITDLGMIPCTSVPVVLRVKNIDL encoded by the exons ATGGCCGACTCACAGGGGAAAGATAGCATCAACCATGCTACAG GTGGAGCAAATGTCAAGGTGCATGAAATTGCACGAGCTAAG ACTGAAGGCAAGGAGCTAACCAAAGAAGAGAAGCAGCGTCTTAGGAAAGAAAAGAAGCAACATAAAAAGGGCAAGAAAGATGACAAGGGTCCTTCGGAAAAGGTCAAGGAGAACCCATCAGTTCCACCCCCATCTAAACCTGCCACACAGAGCCCAGTACATAAAG CGGCCCCTGCACCCATAAATCCTTCGGTGGCTGAACCTCCTGCAGCTACAGAGAAGCCCGCAAAGAACAAAGCGGAGTTGCGAGCGGAGCGACGGGCACGGCAGGAGACGGACCGAGCATCGAAACAGGGCAAGAAAGAAGGTGGCCAGCAGTCGTCCAGCAAACTTAAAGTCACCCCCAGCGAGCTTCAACCAG TGGTGAAAAGGTTACCGGAGCATGTTCAAGTAGACGACCCTGCTGCATTAAAAAAGTTGGCTAAAAAGCTAGAGAGACAGCAG AGGTCAGGGCATGGACGCTGTTTTAATGTAACTGGAGTCAAG GTTCCTTTGAGGTTAGATTATGGCTACAAGGTCAGCCTGTTTTCTCATCTGCACCAATATAGCCGAAAAGCCCCTCCTACCCAACAAATCAG CATCCCTGCCACAGTTATTCACCCATCCATTGTAAGGTTGGGCCTGCAGTACTCTCAGGGCATAATAGCAGGATCCAATGCTCGATCTGTGGCCCTACTACATGCTTTCAAACAG GTTATCCAGGACTATAGCACACCTCCGAATGAGGAGTTGTCAAGGGACCTTGTAAATAAGTTGTCGCCCTATATCAG ttttctcAGCCAGTGTCGCCCCCTTTCAGCAAGCATGGGAAATGCAATCAAGTACATCAAGAAGGAAATTTCTAATATCCCAAATCATTGCAAAGAAGAAGAG GCGAAAAAGAAACTGCAGCTATGTATTGACAATtacataaatgagaaaatcacaTTGGCTTCCCAAGCCATTTCTAAGTGTGCTATTGAGAAGATAAGCAATGGAGATGTTATTCTGGTTTATGGATG CTCTTCACTTGTCAATCACATTTTGTGTGAAGCttttgataaacagaggaagTTCAGAGTCATAGTTGTGGACAGTCGGCCCAGACTGGAGGGCAGGGAGGCACTGAGACGTCTGGTGAAGAAAGGCATCCAGTGTACCTATGTGCTTATATCTGCCTTGTCCTACATTCTGCCTGAA GTATCCAAGGTATTCCTTGGTGCCCACGCACTCCTTGCCAATGGATACGTGATGTCACGTGTTGGAACTTCCCAAATCGCCCTGGTAGCGAAGGCTTACAATGTACCAGTGCTGGTCTGCTGTGAGACCTACAAGTTCTGTGAACGAGTGCAGACGGATTCTTTTGTATCCAATGAATTAG ATGACCCAGATGACCTGATTGTGACACGAAATGGGAAGACCCACCTAAAGGACTGGCAGACTGTTAAATCACTGGGGCTTCTGAACTTGGTgtatgacgtgacaccaccagACTTTGTGGACCTTGTGATCACTGACCTGGGCATGATCCCCTGTACCTCCGTGCCTGTGGTACTGCGAGTCAAGAACATAGATCTGTAA